TCTTCTTCCAGGCCGGAGGCAGCGGCAGCACGTCCGGCTTGAAGAGACTCCTCAGGTCACCTTCGTCGACCACGTGCTGCGTGCCCACCTTGCGGGCGCGCAAACGGCCCGAGCGAATCCAGCGACGGACAAGCCTGGCGGCAACTTCCGGCACGGTGAGCATGTGTAACAGCATACAAGACTACGGCCCGCCGCGGACGCCCCGGACGAAGCGGCGCGTGCGGCCGAGCGCGCGAGCCGACGCTGGATCCGGTGCCGGTCAGCTGCGCGGCGTGATCGGGCGATCGATGAGCACGGCGAGGAACAGCGCCGGTCCGCCATGGGCAGCCCAGGCGTGGCTGGTGCCGCGCTGGATCACGATCTGGCCGGGTCTCAGCCGCGTCTCGCCGCTCTCCAGGATCAGGGACGCATCCCCCTTGAGGAGACAGATGACGTCGAGGGTGTGCGTCTCGT
The genomic region above belongs to Candidatus Rokuibacteriota bacterium and contains:
- a CDS encoding helix-turn-helix domain-containing protein: MLTVPEVAARLVRRWIRSGRLRARKVGTQHVVDEGDLRSLFKPDVLPLPPAWKKTSTGEAMPNVVHSVRRSRAGR
- a CDS encoding cupin domain-containing protein, producing the protein IVEPPPPGAPKAALDAAAKAAFARMGAAAHLQDQTRHHAMHETHTLDVICLLKGDASLILESGETRLRPGQIVIQRGTSHAWAAHGGPALFLAVLIDRPITPRS